In one window of Clupea harengus chromosome 4, Ch_v2.0.2, whole genome shotgun sequence DNA:
- the rpl10 gene encoding 60S ribosomal protein L10: MGRRPARCYRYCKNKPYPKSRFCRGVPDPKIRIFDLGRKRAKVDEFPLCGHMVSDEYEQLSSEALEAARICANKYMVKTCGKDGFHIRMRLHPFHVIRINKMLSCAGADRLQTGMRGAFGKPQGTVARVRIGQVIMSVRTKANNKEHIIEALRRAKFKFPGRQKIHMSKKYGFTKFNATDFDQMMAEKRLISDGCGVKYIPSHGPLARWKFLHAA; the protein is encoded by the exons ATGGGTCGCCGACCAGCACGATG CTACAGATACTGCAAGAACAAACCCTACCCCAAATCCCGTTTCTGTAGGGGTGTGCCTG ATCCCAAGATCAGAATCTTTGATTTGGGCCGTAAGAGGGCTAAGGTGGATGAGTTCCCCCTGTGTGGCCACATGGTGTCTGACGAATACGAGCAGCTGTCCTCAGAAG CTCTCGAGGCTGCCCGTATTTGTGCCAACAAGTACATGGTGAAGACCTGCGGCAAGGATGGCTTCCACATCCGTATGCGCCTTCACCCGTTCCATGTCATCCGCATCAACAAAATGTTGTCCTGTGCCGGAGCCGATAG GCTTCAGACAGGAATGCGTGGTGCTTTCGGAAAGCCTCAGGGCACCGTGGCTCGTGTGAGGATTGGTCAGGTGATCATGTCTGTGCGCACCAAGGCCAATAACAAGGAGCACATCATTGAGGCACTGAGGAGGGCAAAGTTCAAGTTCCCCGGACGCCAGAAG ATCCACATGTCCAAGAAGTACGGCTTCACCAAGTTCAACGCTACGGACTTCGACCAGATGATGGCGGAGAAGCGTTTGATTTCAGACGGGTGCGGGGTGAAGTACATCCCCAGCCACGGACCCCTGGCCCGCTGGAAGTTCCTGCACGCCGCATAA
- the dnase1l1 gene encoding deoxyribonuclease-1-like 1 isoform X1 → MMPVTANKSTGPWITLALFANVLCPLLAFKICAFNVQSFGDSKSADVPVMHTLIRILSRCDIALLQEVRDHKREAIPTLLAALNRYDSHHDYDFVASERLGRSSYQEQYVFVYRTDTVSVKDQYQYPDTQKGDVDAFAREPFVVWFRAPRTVLGEFVLIPQHTSPSNATKEIDELYDVFVAIKKKWRVENVMFLGDFNAACGYVAKKNRKNIRLYTDPSFIWLIGDDIDTTVRESTNCAYDRIIIHGENFARGIVPNSAGAFNFAEEYRLTEEQAEEVSDHYPVEVALRVRTPGLARQRGPLSPLVRNALKGPAALARRLIKGLIHTFYNSTVHNTTSV, encoded by the exons ATGATGCCAGTGACTGCCAATAAAAGTACTGGGCCTTGGATTACACTTGCACTTTTTGCAAATGTCCTTTGTCCTCTCTTAGCCTTCAAAATATGTGCGTTTAATGTCCAGAGCTTTGGAGACTCTAAGTCAGCAGATGTCCCAGTCATGCACACTCTCATTCGG ATCCTGTCCAGGTGTGACATTGCCTTGCTTCAGGAGGTGAGGGACCACAAAAGAGAAGCCATCCCCACCCTGCTTGCGGCATTGAATAG GTATGACTCTCACCACGATTATGACTTTGTGGCCAGTGAACGCCTTGGGAGGTCTTCCTATCAGGagcagtatgtgtttgtgtacag GACAGATACGGTCAGTGTGAAAGATCAGTATCAGTATCCTGACACACAGAAAGGGGACGTGGATGCATTCGCTAGAGAACCATTTGTAGTGTGGTTCCGAGCTCCCAGGACTG TGCTGGGTGAATTTGTTCtgataccacaacacacatctccCTCCAATGCCACAAAAGAGATTGATGAACTCTACGATGTCTTTGTAGCTATAAAAAAGAAATGGAGGGTGGAG AACGTGATGTTCCTGGGTGACTTCAACGCAGCCTGTGGGTACGTGGCAAAGAAGAACCGCAAGAACATCCGCCTCTACACTGACCCCTCATTCATCTGGCTGATTGGGGATGACATAGACACCACAGTGAGGGAATCAACCAACTGCGCTTATGATAg GATCATCATCCATGGAGAGAACTTTGCCCGAGGCATTGTTCCCAATTCAGCAGGTGCTTTCAACTTCGCTGAGGAGTATCGCCTGACCGAGGAGCAG gCAGAGGAGGTGAGTGACCACTACCCTGTGGAGGTGGCCTTGAGGGTGAGAACTCCTGGTCTTGCCCGTCAGAGAGGCCCTCTGTCCCCTCTGGTCAGAAATGCGCTGAAAGGCCCAGCTGCACTGGCCAGAAGGCTCATTAAGGGCCTGATTCACACGTTCTACAACTCTACAGTCCACAACACCACCAGTGTCTGA
- the dnase1l1 gene encoding deoxyribonuclease-1-like 1 isoform X2 — MMPVTANKSTGPWITLALFANVLCPLLAFKICAFNVQSFGDSKSADVPVMHTLIRILSRCDIALLQEVRDHKREAIPTLLAALNRYDSHHDYDFVASERLGRSSYQEQYVFVYRTDTVSVKDQYQYPDTQKGDVDAFAREPFVVWFRAPRTVLGEFVLIPQHTSPSNATKEIDELYDVFVAIKKKWRVENVMFLGDFNAACGYVAKKNRKNIRLYTDPSFIWLIGDDIDTTVRESTNCAYDRIIIHGENFARGIVPNSAGAFNFAEEYRLTEEQALHVSDHYPVEVELKGGGLRAALSPHLFLAALCVLMPSLVSTLND, encoded by the exons ATGATGCCAGTGACTGCCAATAAAAGTACTGGGCCTTGGATTACACTTGCACTTTTTGCAAATGTCCTTTGTCCTCTCTTAGCCTTCAAAATATGTGCGTTTAATGTCCAGAGCTTTGGAGACTCTAAGTCAGCAGATGTCCCAGTCATGCACACTCTCATTCGG ATCCTGTCCAGGTGTGACATTGCCTTGCTTCAGGAGGTGAGGGACCACAAAAGAGAAGCCATCCCCACCCTGCTTGCGGCATTGAATAG GTATGACTCTCACCACGATTATGACTTTGTGGCCAGTGAACGCCTTGGGAGGTCTTCCTATCAGGagcagtatgtgtttgtgtacag GACAGATACGGTCAGTGTGAAAGATCAGTATCAGTATCCTGACACACAGAAAGGGGACGTGGATGCATTCGCTAGAGAACCATTTGTAGTGTGGTTCCGAGCTCCCAGGACTG TGCTGGGTGAATTTGTTCtgataccacaacacacatctccCTCCAATGCCACAAAAGAGATTGATGAACTCTACGATGTCTTTGTAGCTATAAAAAAGAAATGGAGGGTGGAG AACGTGATGTTCCTGGGTGACTTCAACGCAGCCTGTGGGTACGTGGCAAAGAAGAACCGCAAGAACATCCGCCTCTACACTGACCCCTCATTCATCTGGCTGATTGGGGATGACATAGACACCACAGTGAGGGAATCAACCAACTGCGCTTATGATAg GATCATCATCCATGGAGAGAACTTTGCCCGAGGCATTGTTCCCAATTCAGCAGGTGCTTTCAACTTCGCTGAGGAGTATCGCCTGACCGAGGAGCAG GCTCTTCATGTAAGTGACCATTACCCTGTGGAGGTGGAGCTGAAAGGGGGAGGGCTAAGAGCAGCCCTGTCCCCTCACCTGTTCCTTGCTGCCCTGTGTGTACTTATGCCCTCGCTTGTAAGCACGCTAAACGACTGA